In Labeo rohita strain BAU-BD-2019 chromosome 16, IGBB_LRoh.1.0, whole genome shotgun sequence, one DNA window encodes the following:
- the LOC127179033 gene encoding fucolectin-like: protein MEMHVFFLLCISMMPWFTVTTAATARNIALYGKATQSDLVGDPWSGEGHASNAIDGNLDSHFHHGSCTHTESQNDPWWRLDLLEEYVVTSVTITNRKDCCPERLDGAEIHIGNSLLNNGNSNPLAGKISSVPAGGSVTFDLKKGIPGRYVNVVIPGSNRVLTLCEVEVYGYPAFYGVL from the exons ATGGAAATGCATGTGTTTTTCCTGCTTTGTATTTCTATGATGCCTTGGTTTACAGTCACAACTGCAGCTAcag CCAGAAATATTGCTTTATATGGCAAGGCCACACAATCAGACCTGGTCGGGGATCCTTGGTCAGGAGAAGGCCATGCCAGCAATGCTATTGATGGAAATCTTGACTCACATTTTCATCATGGATCCTGTACTCATACTGAATCGCAAAATGACCCATGGTGGAGATTGGATTTACTAGAGGAGTACGTAGTGACCTCCGTAACTATCACCAACCGAAAAGACTGCTGTCCTGAAAGACTTGATGGAGCCGAGATACACATTGGAAACTCTCTGCTGAACAACGGCAACAGCAACCCATT GGCTGGAAAGATTTCATCCGTTCCAGCTGGGGGATCCGTCACTTTTGATTTGAAGAAAGGCATTCCAGGCCGTTACGTCAATGTGGTCATACCTGGATCTAATCGAGTTCTTACCCTTTGTGAGGTCGAGGTTTACGGTTATCCAGCTTTTTATG GTGTGCTGTGA